From the Primulina tabacum isolate GXHZ01 chromosome 15, ASM2559414v2, whole genome shotgun sequence genome, one window contains:
- the LOC142527532 gene encoding uncharacterized protein LOC142527532 isoform X2 — protein sequence MAASFPDPHNSDHTNFSTEFFSFPFPIPASWTDNLIGEESSNMSSNIAGINYKLPSMNSSCDMNSPVSVASFPETFWVSDCMAGPESSEFGMDFRGIAAYNYKHQIFEPGDEFMLWPPHHMAASRTKREARVEESSVKVGRYSVEERKSRIYRYLQKRNQRNFKKRIKYACRKTLADKRVRVRGRFAKNNEPRDNENALTENTSDRYCYDSLDEQSIQMKYEEDDWLEDAVASLAYLPYVSG from the exons ATGGCTGCTTCCTTTCCTGATCCACACAATTCCGATCACACTAATTTCTCCACTGAATTTTTCAGCTTCCCGTTCCCGATTCCGGCTTCTTGGACTGACAACTTGATCGGTGAAGAATCCTCAAATATGTCAAGCAATATTGCAGGAATCAATTATAAACTTCCATCAATGAACTCATCATGTGACATGAATTCTCCAGTATCGGTGGCATCATTTCCCGAGACATTTTGGGTTTCAGACTGCATGGCCGGGCCTGAATCATCAGAATTTGGGATGGATTTTCGTGGTATTGCTGCGTATAATTACAAGCACCAGATATTTGAGCCAGGAGATGAGTTCATGCTCTGGCCCCCTCATCACATGGCTGCTTCTCGG ACCAAACGAGaagcaagagttgaagaaagctCAGTCAAGGTTGGAAGATATTCGGTTGAAGAAAGGAAAAGTAGAATTTATAGATACTTACAGAAAAGGAACCagagaaattttaaaaagagaATCAAG TATGCATGTCGCAAAACCCTAGCAGATAAGCGTGTCCGAGTCCGTGGAAGATTCGCCAAGAACAATGAACCCCGTGATAATGAAAATGCATTAACAGAGAATACAAGTGATCGGTATTGTTATGATTCGCTTGATGAACAATCTATCCAG ATGAAATATGAGGAGGACGATTGGTTGGAAGATGCTGTGGCGAGTCTTGCATATTTGCCTTACGTATCTGGCTGA
- the LOC142527532 gene encoding uncharacterized protein LOC142527532 isoform X1, with protein MAASFPDPHNSDHTNFSTEFFSFPFPIPASWTDNLIGEESSNMSSNIAGINYKLPSMNSSCDMNSPVSVASFPETFWVSDCMAGPESSEFGMDFRGIAAYNYKHQIFEPGDEFMLWPPHHMAASRGIQTKREARVEESSVKVGRYSVEERKSRIYRYLQKRNQRNFKKRIKYACRKTLADKRVRVRGRFAKNNEPRDNENALTENTSDRYCYDSLDEQSIQMKYEEDDWLEDAVASLAYLPYVSG; from the exons ATGGCTGCTTCCTTTCCTGATCCACACAATTCCGATCACACTAATTTCTCCACTGAATTTTTCAGCTTCCCGTTCCCGATTCCGGCTTCTTGGACTGACAACTTGATCGGTGAAGAATCCTCAAATATGTCAAGCAATATTGCAGGAATCAATTATAAACTTCCATCAATGAACTCATCATGTGACATGAATTCTCCAGTATCGGTGGCATCATTTCCCGAGACATTTTGGGTTTCAGACTGCATGGCCGGGCCTGAATCATCAGAATTTGGGATGGATTTTCGTGGTATTGCTGCGTATAATTACAAGCACCAGATATTTGAGCCAGGAGATGAGTTCATGCTCTGGCCCCCTCATCACATGGCTGCTTCTCGG GGAATACAGACCAAACGAGaagcaagagttgaagaaagctCAGTCAAGGTTGGAAGATATTCGGTTGAAGAAAGGAAAAGTAGAATTTATAGATACTTACAGAAAAGGAACCagagaaattttaaaaagagaATCAAG TATGCATGTCGCAAAACCCTAGCAGATAAGCGTGTCCGAGTCCGTGGAAGATTCGCCAAGAACAATGAACCCCGTGATAATGAAAATGCATTAACAGAGAATACAAGTGATCGGTATTGTTATGATTCGCTTGATGAACAATCTATCCAG ATGAAATATGAGGAGGACGATTGGTTGGAAGATGCTGTGGCGAGTCTTGCATATTTGCCTTACGTATCTGGCTGA
- the LOC142527233 gene encoding uncharacterized protein At4g15545-like, producing MMAANGGGDGSRVGPHFDLPEEIQSVLPTDPFDLLDLARKITSMAIASRVTKLETEADRLQQQLIDKDRAILVLEDKVSQLETAYQEIELWLKIQSEENMKLLKERDSLAFTAKKLSQHLAKLQNFKRQLVQSLNDDSFPQTETVDIGTYDQSVPKAYPTNDDDSNGYTKYHSFGTSDDSASINDIAVQQAGKFFSATPNKTPRFTPTGTPTVFSSNASPKRYSAASSPQRTSGTTSPITQGSTSLSSWYPSSQQSSGTNSPTVGHPLPARPPRINGKDLFRQARNRLSLEQFSAFLANVKALNAQKQSREETLRKAEEIFGMDNKDLYALFQGLLGHSIHQSN from the exons ATGATGGCGGCTAACGGTGGCGGAGACGGCAGCCGTGTGGGGCCACACTTCGATCTTCCGGAAGAGATACAATCGGTGCTGCCGACGGATCCGTTTGATCTGCTGGATTTGGCGCGCAAGATCACGTCGATGGCGATCGCGTCGCGGGTAACTAAGCTCGAAACTGAGGCGGATCGTCTTCAGCAGCAGCTTATCGACAAGGATCGGGCCATTTTGGTGCTTGAAGATAAGGTTTCCCAGCTCGAGACTGCATACCAGGAAATCGAATTGTGGTTAAAAATCCAGAGCGAAGAAAAC ATGAAGCTATTGAAGGAGAGAGATTCTTTGGCTTTCACTGCAAAGAAGCTGAGCCAGCACTTGGCCAAG TTGCAGAATTTTAAGAGACAATTGGTGCAGTCACTAAATGATGATAGTTTTCCT CAAACAGAAACTGTAGATATTGGCACTTACGACCAATCTGTCCCCAAGGCCTATCCAACTAATG ATGATGATTCGAATGGCTacacaaaatatcattcttTCGGGACATCTGATGATAGTGCAAGTATAAATGACATTG CTGTTCAGCAGGCTGGGAAATTTTTTTCCGCAACACCAAATAAAACTCCTCGATTTACTCCTACTGGAACTCCAACTGTATTTTCTAGTAATGCTTCCCCAAAAAGATACTCAGCTGCAAGCTCGCCTCAGAGAACATCTGGCACAACTTCTCCTATAACTCAGGGATCAACTTCTCTTTCTTCGTGGTACCCATCAAGCCAGCAGTCATCAGGCACAAACTCTCCCACTGTAGGACACCCACTACCAG CTCGGCCTCCTCGAATTAACGGAAAGGATCTATTTCGTCAAGCCAG GAATCGTTTATCGCTGGAGCAATTTAGTGCATTCCTAGCCAATGTAAAGGCATTAAATGCACAAAAGCAATCTCGCGAG GAGACCTTGAGGAAAGCAGAAGAGATTTTTGGAATGGATAATAAAGATCTTTATGCATTATTTCAAGGGCTACTTGGCCACAGCATCCACCAGAGCAACTAG
- the LOC142526863 gene encoding alkane hydroxylase MAH1-like, with protein sequence MATKIKNDSCPIMAIFQNLDIFSIVLSLGVLCLYRRLTRETKSAPTNWPVVGMLPGVLRNLHRAHEYATQVLSECGGTYVFKGPWFFNIDMVFTCDPANIHHIFSKNFPNYPKGPQFRKIFEILGDGVFNADYELWEMHRRVTLSFLTNANFYNLLENGAWKKIETGLMPVLENFCEQGKDFDLQDIFQRFTFDNICNLVLDYDPGSLSIYLPYIPCEKAFSTSVEPLLHRHIVPERIWRLQQWLKFGNEKILDEAKKAFDEFIFPLVSLKDEEQEDDFKLMKVFKKVYEENRINSSGDLREFLKDTALSLMFAGRDTTSTCLTWLFWLIAKNPSTETKILQEIETELKIKTQDSSWRFFKVEESRKLVYLHGALCESLRLFPPVALEHKSPMHDDILPSGHHLRKNSKMIISFYSVGRLEKVWGKDCLDFKPERWISASGKIRHEPSYNFPAFNVGPRTCIGKEMAFIQMKVVAAAVIYHYRVELVEGHPVVPLDSVILQAKHGLRVRLSKRT encoded by the exons ATGGCaacgaaaataaaaaatgactCCTGTCCGATCATGGCCATCTTCCAGAATCTAGATATTTTCTCGATTGTCCTTTCCCTCGGCGTCCTTTGTTTGTACAGAAGATTAACCCGGGAAACCAAATCGGCGCCTACAAATTGGCCAGTGGTCGGCATGCTTCCGGGGGTTCTCCGAAATCTGCACAGAGCCCACGAATACGCCACGCAAGTTTTAAGTGAGTGTGGCGGTACTTATGTATTTAAAGGGCCCTGGTTCTTCAACATAGACATGGTGTTTACTTGTGATCCTGCCAATATCCACCATATTTTCAGCAAAAATTTCCCGAATTATCCAAAAGGTCCACAATTCagaaaaattttcgaaattttgggagATGGAGTTTTCAATGCTGATTATGAACTGTGGGAGATGCACAGGAGAGTAACTCTTTCGTTTTTGACTAATGCCAATTTCTATAATCTTCTGGAGAACGGCGCTTGGAAAAAGATTGAGACCGGACTAATGCCTGTTCTTGAAAATTTCTGTGAACAGGGGAAAGATTTCGATCTACAAGATATTTTTCAGAGATTTACTTTTGATAACATCTGCAACCTTGTGTTGGATTATGATCCAGGGAGTTTAAGCATTTATTTGCCTTATATTCCTTGTGAAAAAGCATTTAGTACCTCAGTGGAACCACTGTTACATAGGCATATAGTGCCTGAAAGAATTTGGAGGCTTCAACAATGGCTGAAATTTGGTAACGAAAAGATATTAGACGAAGCAAAGAAGGCGTTCGATGAATTTATATTTCCACTTGTTTCTTTGAAGGATGAAGAGCAAGAGGATGACTTCAAGTTAATGAAAGTTTTCAAGAAAGTGTACGAGGAAAACAGGATCAATTCTTCCGGTGATTTAAGAGAGTTCTTGAAGGATACAGCGTTGAGTTTGATGTTTGCAG GGAGAGATACAACAAGTACTTGTCTTACATGGCTTTTCTGGCTAATTGCCAAAAACCCTTCAACAGAAACCAAGATTCTACAAGAAATCGAAACCGAACTGAAAATAAAGACGCAGGATTCGAGCTGGAGATTCTTCAAGGTAGAAGAATCCCGGAAGCTAGTGTACCTCCATGGAGCATTATGTGAATCTCTGAGGCTGTTCCCTCCGGTTGCTCTGGAACATAAATCTCCGATGCACGACGATATTCTCCCTAGTGGTCACCATCTTCGAAAGAATTCAAAGATGATAATTTCATTCTACTCAGTGGGTAGACTGGAGAAAGTATGGGGAAAAGATTGCTTGGATTTCAAGCCCGAGAGATGGATTTCGGCTAGCGGAAAGATCAGACATGAGCCGTCGTACAATTTCCCGGCATTTAACGTAGGACCGAGAACATGTATCGGTAAGGAAATGGCTTTTATTCAAATGAAAGTGGTTGCTGCAGCTGTGATCTATCATTATCGTGTTGAACTGGTGGAGGGGCATCCTGTTGTCCCTCTGGATTCGGTCATTCTTCAAGCTAAGCATGGATTGAGGGTCAGATTATCAAAAAGAACTTAA